A single genomic interval of Asterias amurensis chromosome 1, ASM3211899v1 harbors:
- the LOC139942608 gene encoding protein arginine methyltransferase NDUFAF7, mitochondrial-like isoform X1 yields the protein MAPLFATNKLCSLLLRNKCISSPKTSCLQWLRVNTCFRHSSSKTKSQETPVVKHLRRCIQTTGPLTVADYMREVLTNPITGYYMSKDVFGTQGDFVTSPEISQMFGELIALWIIHEWTQSPGKSSPLQVVELGPGRGTLADDMLRVFKQFQHITGDLLSLHLVEVSPKMSQLQEEKLTGRPGSRDASSKVEDSTEEKAYKSVQSKTGVPVSWYRRLQDVPKGTSCFVAHEFFDALPIHKFQRTNKGWREVMVDVDDDETSPHHLRFVLSPAPTPASIIYPQETEKRDQVEISPDGGSIIEEIAERILQDGGMSLIVDYGHDGTKTDTLRGFRKHHLHDVLCEPGTADLTADVDFSYFRHIVKSKVSTHGPITQEVFLKAMGIETRLKMLLKSATPEQSRDMISGYKMLTDPAQMGNRFKFFSMMPLNRQTQHNGLPQNPAGFPS from the exons ATGGCACCACTCTTCGCTACCAACAAGTTGTGCTCTCTACTACTAAGAAATAAGTGTATCAGCAGCCCAAAGACAA GTTGTTTACAATGGCTGCGGGTAAACACCTGCTTCAGGCACTCCAGCTCTAAGACGAAGAGCCAAGAGACCCCTGTAGTCAAACATCTCAGACGTTGTATCCAAACCACTGGCCCTCTGACTGTTGCTGATTACATGAGAGAGGTGCTGACAAATCCAATCACT GGTTATTATATGAGCAAAGATGTATTTGGTACTCAGGGAGATTTTGTGACGTCGCCAGAGATTAGTCAGATGTTTGGCGAG CTCATTGCTTTGTGGATCATCCATGAATGGACCCAGTCACCAGGCAAGTCCTCTCCACTGCAAGTGGTTGAACTTGGTCCGGGCAGAGGGACCCTGGCTGATGATATGTTACGG GTGTTCAAGCAATTCCAGCACATCACAGGCGACTTACTGTCACTTCATCTCGTCGAGGTCAGCCCAAAGATGAGTCAACTGCAAGAAGAGAAGCTGACCGGGCGACCAGGCTCAAGAGATGCAAGCTCAAAAGTAGAAGACAGTACAGAAGAGAAGGCTTATAAGAGTGTCCAGAGTAAGACTGGGGTTCCTGTGTCGTGGTACAGGAGACTCCAAGATGTACCAAAAG GAACATCCTGTTTTGTTGCCCATGAGTTCTTTGACGCATTACCAATACACAAGTTCCAG AGAACCAATAAAGGATGGCGTGAAGTGATGGTGGATGTAGACGATGATGAAACTAGTCCTCATCATCTAAGATTTGTCCTGTCACCCGCACCTACTCCAGCATCTATAATTTATCCACAG GAAACTGAAAAGAGAGATCAAGTTGAGATTTCTCCAGACGGAGGATCGATCATAGAAGAGATTGCAGAGCGGATCTTGCAGGACGGAGGAATGAGTCTCATTGTGGATTATGGTCATGATGGAACTAAAACAGATACACTCAGG gGATTCAGGAAACACCATCTACATGATGTGCTCTGCGAGCCTGGCACTGCAGACTTGACGGCTGATGTTGACTTTTCTTATTTCCGtcacatcgttaaaagcaaag TGTCGACTCATGGACCAATTACTCAAGAAGTTTTTCTGAAGGCCATGGGCATTGAGACCAGGCTTAAG ATGTTGTTGAAGAGTGCGACCCCTGAGCAGAGCCGAGACATGATAAGCGGGTACAAGATGCTGACTGACCCAGCTCAGATGGGAAACAGATTCAAGTTCTTTTCCATGATGCCTTTGAATCGACAAACACAGCACAACGGACTGCCACAAAACCCTGCTGGTTTCCCCAGTTGA
- the LOC139942608 gene encoding protein arginine methyltransferase NDUFAF7, mitochondrial-like isoform X2, producing the protein MREVLTNPITGYYMSKDVFGTQGDFVTSPEISQMFGELIALWIIHEWTQSPGKSSPLQVVELGPGRGTLADDMLRVFKQFQHITGDLLSLHLVEVSPKMSQLQEEKLTGRPGSRDASSKVEDSTEEKAYKSVQSKTGVPVSWYRRLQDVPKGTSCFVAHEFFDALPIHKFQRTNKGWREVMVDVDDDETSPHHLRFVLSPAPTPASIIYPQETEKRDQVEISPDGGSIIEEIAERILQDGGMSLIVDYGHDGTKTDTLRGFRKHHLHDVLCEPGTADLTADVDFSYFRHIVKSKVSTHGPITQEVFLKAMGIETRLKMLLKSATPEQSRDMISGYKMLTDPAQMGNRFKFFSMMPLNRQTQHNGLPQNPAGFPS; encoded by the exons ATGAGAGAGGTGCTGACAAATCCAATCACT GGTTATTATATGAGCAAAGATGTATTTGGTACTCAGGGAGATTTTGTGACGTCGCCAGAGATTAGTCAGATGTTTGGCGAG CTCATTGCTTTGTGGATCATCCATGAATGGACCCAGTCACCAGGCAAGTCCTCTCCACTGCAAGTGGTTGAACTTGGTCCGGGCAGAGGGACCCTGGCTGATGATATGTTACGG GTGTTCAAGCAATTCCAGCACATCACAGGCGACTTACTGTCACTTCATCTCGTCGAGGTCAGCCCAAAGATGAGTCAACTGCAAGAAGAGAAGCTGACCGGGCGACCAGGCTCAAGAGATGCAAGCTCAAAAGTAGAAGACAGTACAGAAGAGAAGGCTTATAAGAGTGTCCAGAGTAAGACTGGGGTTCCTGTGTCGTGGTACAGGAGACTCCAAGATGTACCAAAAG GAACATCCTGTTTTGTTGCCCATGAGTTCTTTGACGCATTACCAATACACAAGTTCCAG AGAACCAATAAAGGATGGCGTGAAGTGATGGTGGATGTAGACGATGATGAAACTAGTCCTCATCATCTAAGATTTGTCCTGTCACCCGCACCTACTCCAGCATCTATAATTTATCCACAG GAAACTGAAAAGAGAGATCAAGTTGAGATTTCTCCAGACGGAGGATCGATCATAGAAGAGATTGCAGAGCGGATCTTGCAGGACGGAGGAATGAGTCTCATTGTGGATTATGGTCATGATGGAACTAAAACAGATACACTCAGG gGATTCAGGAAACACCATCTACATGATGTGCTCTGCGAGCCTGGCACTGCAGACTTGACGGCTGATGTTGACTTTTCTTATTTCCGtcacatcgttaaaagcaaag TGTCGACTCATGGACCAATTACTCAAGAAGTTTTTCTGAAGGCCATGGGCATTGAGACCAGGCTTAAG ATGTTGTTGAAGAGTGCGACCCCTGAGCAGAGCCGAGACATGATAAGCGGGTACAAGATGCTGACTGACCCAGCTCAGATGGGAAACAGATTCAAGTTCTTTTCCATGATGCCTTTGAATCGACAAACACAGCACAACGGACTGCCACAAAACCCTGCTGGTTTCCCCAGTTGA